The Dokdonella koreensis DS-123 genome has a segment encoding these proteins:
- the rplW gene encoding 50S ribosomal protein L23 produces the protein MNERLLGVLRAPLVSEKTARLQEANQYVFEIAQAATKADVKAAVEQLFDVQVEAVNVVTIKGKTKAFRSRVGTRGNRRKAYVRLREGQTIDVMAKA, from the coding sequence ATGAACGAGCGTTTGCTCGGCGTTCTGCGCGCGCCGCTGGTCTCCGAAAAGACCGCGCGGCTGCAGGAAGCCAATCAGTATGTTTTCGAAATCGCCCAGGCGGCGACGAAGGCTGACGTCAAGGCGGCCGTCGAGCAGTTGTTCGACGTCCAGGTCGAGGCCGTCAACGTCGTCACGATCAAGGGCAAAACCAAGGCTTTCCGGTCGCGGGTCGGTACCCGCGGCAATCGGCGCAAAGCATACGTTCGTCTGCGCGAAGGCCAGACGATCGACGTGATGGCCAAGGCCTGA
- the rpsJ gene encoding 30S ribosomal protein S10 translates to MADQKIRIRLKAFDHRLIDRSASEIVETAKRTGAQVRGPIPLPTKIERYTILVSPHADKDARDQYETRVHKRVLDIVDPNDKTVDALMKLDLAAGVDVQIKLH, encoded by the coding sequence ATGGCGGACCAGAAGATTCGCATCCGACTCAAGGCCTTCGATCATCGGCTGATCGATCGTTCGGCCAGCGAGATCGTCGAGACGGCAAAGCGCACCGGCGCGCAAGTGCGCGGCCCGATACCGCTGCCGACCAAGATTGAGCGTTACACCATTCTGGTTTCGCCGCATGCGGACAAGGATGCGCGTGACCAGTACGAGACCCGCGTGCACAAGCGCGTGCTGGATATCGTTGACCCCAACGACAAGACCGTGGACGCATTGATGAAGCTCGACCTGGCGGCCGGTGTGGACGTCCAGATCAAGCTGCACTGA
- the tuf gene encoding elongation factor Tu — translation MAKGKFERTKPHVNVGTIGHVDHGKTTLTAALTKVGAERFGGEFKAYDAIDAAPEEKARGITISTAHVEYESPNRHYAHVDCPGHADYVKNMITGAAQMDGAILVCSAADGPMPQTREHILLSRQVGVPYIVVFLNKADMVDDAELLELVEMEVRELLSKYEFPGDDTPIIKGSARLALEGDQSEIGVPAIIKLVEALDAWIPEPQRDVDKAFLMPVEDVFSISGRGTVVTGRIERGVIKVGDEVEIVGIRPTVKTTVTGVEMFRKLLDQGQAGDNAGLLLRGTKRDDVERGQVLAKPGSITPHTKFEAEVYVLSKEEGGRHTPFFKGYRPQFYFRTTDVTGSVELPEGVEMVMPGDNIKMVVTLIAPIAMDEGLRFAIREGGRTVGAGVVAKIFE, via the coding sequence ATGGCCAAGGGTAAATTCGAGCGGACCAAGCCGCACGTGAACGTCGGTACGATCGGACACGTCGACCACGGCAAGACGACGCTGACGGCGGCGCTGACGAAGGTCGGCGCGGAGCGCTTCGGCGGCGAGTTCAAGGCATACGACGCGATCGACGCGGCGCCGGAAGAGAAGGCGCGCGGCATCACGATCTCGACGGCGCACGTGGAATACGAGTCGCCGAACCGCCACTACGCGCACGTGGACTGCCCGGGCCACGCCGACTACGTGAAGAACATGATCACGGGTGCGGCACAGATGGACGGTGCGATCCTGGTGTGCTCGGCCGCTGACGGCCCGATGCCGCAGACGCGCGAGCACATTCTGCTGTCGCGCCAGGTGGGCGTGCCGTACATCGTCGTGTTCCTGAACAAGGCCGACATGGTGGACGACGCCGAGCTGCTCGAGCTGGTCGAGATGGAAGTGCGCGAGCTGCTGAGCAAGTACGAGTTCCCGGGCGACGACACGCCGATCATCAAGGGTTCGGCGCGTCTGGCGCTGGAAGGCGACCAGTCGGAGATCGGCGTGCCGGCGATCATCAAGCTGGTGGAAGCGCTGGACGCGTGGATCCCGGAGCCGCAGCGCGACGTGGACAAGGCGTTCCTGATGCCGGTGGAAGACGTGTTCTCGATCTCGGGTCGCGGCACGGTGGTGACGGGCCGTATCGAGCGCGGGGTCATCAAGGTCGGCGACGAAGTGGAGATCGTGGGCATCCGTCCGACGGTCAAGACGACGGTGACGGGCGTTGAGATGTTCCGCAAGCTGCTGGACCAGGGCCAGGCGGGCGACAACGCGGGTCTGCTGCTGCGCGGCACGAAGCGCGACGACGTGGAGCGCGGTCAGGTGCTGGCGAAGCCGGGCTCGATCACGCCGCACACGAAGTTCGAGGCCGAGGTGTACGTGCTGTCGAAGGAAGAGGGCGGTCGTCACACGCCGTTCTTCAAGGGCTACCGCCCGCAGTTCTACTTCCGCACGACGGACGTGACCGGATCGGTGGAGCTGCCGGAAGGCGTGGAAATGGTCATGCCGGGCGACAACATCAAGATGGTGGTGACGCTGATCGCGCCGATCGCGATGGACGAAGGCCTGCGTTTCGCGATCCGCGAAGGCGGCCGCACCGTCGGCGCCGGCGTCGTCGCCAAGATCTTCGAGTAA
- the rplD gene encoding 50S ribosomal protein L4, with translation MELNVIGAKPLAVSEAVFGKEFREDLVHQVVVAYRNAGRAGTKAQLSRSDVSGTTKKFKKQKGGGARHGDYRAPIFVGGGVTFAARPRSFAQKVNRKMFRGALASILSELNRQGRLKVVESFGIEQPKTRDLVAKLAGYEATGRTVLVAENAPGALYLAARNIPYVHVVDVAGLDPVSLVGAKQVLLTVDSVKKIEEWLA, from the coding sequence ATGGAACTGAATGTCATTGGCGCCAAGCCCCTCGCCGTTTCCGAAGCGGTGTTCGGGAAAGAATTCCGCGAGGACCTCGTCCACCAGGTCGTGGTCGCTTATCGCAACGCCGGTCGCGCGGGCACCAAGGCCCAGCTGTCGCGCTCGGACGTCTCGGGTACGACCAAGAAGTTCAAGAAGCAGAAGGGTGGCGGCGCCCGTCACGGCGACTACCGCGCACCGATCTTCGTCGGCGGCGGTGTCACGTTCGCCGCGCGTCCGCGCAGCTTCGCGCAGAAGGTCAACCGCAAGATGTTTCGCGGCGCGCTGGCTTCGATCCTGTCGGAGCTCAATCGCCAGGGACGCCTGAAGGTCGTCGAGTCGTTCGGTATCGAGCAGCCCAAGACCCGTGATCTGGTCGCGAAGCTGGCCGGCTACGAGGCGACGGGCCGTACGGTCCTGGTGGCCGAGAATGCGCCCGGAGCGCTGTACCTGGCGGCTCGCAACATTCCCTACGTCCACGTCGTCGACGTGGCGGGGCTGGACCCGGTCAGCCTGGTCGGCGCCAAGCAGGTGCTGCTGACCGTTGACTCGGTGAAGAAGATCGAGGAGTGGCTGGCATGA
- the rplC gene encoding 50S ribosomal protein L3 encodes MSIGLVGRKCGMSRVFTEDGRSVPVTLIEATPNRVTQVKTIETDGYNAVQVTAGNKRAALVNKPLAGHYAKAKVEAGRGLWEFRVEADDLGKFNIGGEIKADEVFQVGQKVDVAGVSKGKGFQGTIKRHHFTMGDATHGNSLSHRSPGSIGQRQTPGRVFPGKKMSGHMGNVRRSSINLEVVKIDSERHVIAIKGAVPGAPGGHVIIRPAVKAK; translated from the coding sequence ATGAGTATCGGATTGGTAGGCCGCAAGTGCGGCATGAGCCGAGTCTTCACCGAAGACGGCCGTTCGGTTCCGGTGACGCTGATCGAAGCGACACCGAATCGGGTCACCCAGGTCAAGACGATCGAGACCGACGGCTACAACGCCGTGCAGGTCACCGCCGGCAACAAGCGGGCGGCGCTGGTCAACAAGCCGCTGGCCGGGCACTACGCCAAGGCCAAGGTCGAGGCTGGGCGCGGGTTGTGGGAGTTCCGCGTCGAGGCCGATGACCTGGGCAAGTTCAACATCGGTGGCGAGATCAAGGCGGACGAGGTGTTCCAGGTCGGCCAGAAGGTCGACGTCGCCGGCGTCAGCAAGGGCAAGGGCTTCCAGGGAACGATCAAGCGTCACCATTTCACGATGGGCGACGCCACGCACGGCAACTCGCTGTCGCACCGTTCGCCGGGATCGATCGGCCAGCGCCAGACGCCGGGCCGCGTGTTCCCGGGCAAGAAGATGTCCGGACACATGGGCAACGTGCGCCGCTCGTCGATCAACCTCGAAGTCGTCAAGATCGACAGCGAGCGTCACGTGATCGCGATCAAGGGTGCGGTCCCCGGTGCTCCCGGCGGTCACGTCATCATTCGTCCTGCCGTCAAGGCAAAGTGA